The following are from one region of the Syngnathus acus chromosome 10, fSynAcu1.2, whole genome shotgun sequence genome:
- the vma21 gene encoding vacuolar ATPase assembly integral membrane protein vma21: MDGSISASSDTTGGPPPHLRTNEGSLVSALKTLLFFTILMVTLPIGLYFASKAYIFEGSMKMSNSDSYFYAAIVAVLAVHVVLALFVYVAWNEGTPKGKGKYD; this comes from the exons ATGGACGGATCCATCAGCGCGTCATCAGACACCACAGGCGGTCCCCCGCCTCATCTTAGAAC AAATGAAGGTTCCTTGGTTTCAGCTCTCAAGACATTGTTGTTCTTCACTATCTTAATGGTCACGCTACCGATTGGCTTATACTTCGCTTCAAAGGCTTACATCTTTGAAG GCTCAATGAAGATGTCAAACTCTGATAGCTACTTCTACGCTGCCATTGTCGCCGTGCTGGCCGTGCACGTGGTTCTGGCCTTGTTTGTTTACGTGGCCTGGAACGAAGGCACGCCCAAAGGGAAAGGCAAGTACGATTAA